One genomic region from Epinephelus fuscoguttatus linkage group LG6, E.fuscoguttatus.final_Chr_v1 encodes:
- the LOC125890502 gene encoding 39 kDa FK506-binding nuclear protein-like, with protein sequence MDIRTFYSRKQQECAVRDIPSECEDSELSDSDSEGVDQEEWIPESGENQPQDSESETEEEQGDEDEEEGEVSHLPRWRKVHNASINAYPE encoded by the exons ATGGACATAAGaacattttacagcagaaagcagcaggaATGTGCAGTTAGGGACATTCCCTCAGAGTGTGAGGACAGTGAGCtgtctgacagtgacagtgagggAGTGGATCAGGAAGAATGGATCCCTGAGTCAG gaGAAAACCAGCCTCAAGACAGCGAGtctgagacagaggaagagcaaggagatgaagatgaagaggagggtgaAGTGTCTCACCTCCCAAGATGGAGAAAAGTCCACAACGCCAGCATCAATGCCTACCCAGAGTGA